From the Neobacillus sp. PS3-34 genome, the window ATTCGGGAACACACGACCAGACATAGCTAATGACCAAATGGTTGCCATCGAGAATAGGGCAATAAAAAGGAGAATTATTAGTCTAATCCATATTTTTTTATTAAATTTCAATCCTGAAAATAATTTTCTATCTTCAATTATATTTACTACACATCGATTCATTCCTAAAATCGAAATAGGCAAAGATACTAGAGGAATAGAAACAAGTAAGAACAAAATATTCAATACTATCAACTGTGAAATCGCCGTTAAATAATGGTAAAGTTTACTTTCTAAGCTTATCATTTCTAATTACCTCAAAATGAATCAGAAGCCAGTCTCAGGAAGACTGACTTCTGAGTTATTTATACGTTAGTAATCTTTAATTACTTAAGTTTTTTAACGTTTTGAGCAATAACTGCGTTACGTGACTTCTCGATGGCAGCATTGCCATTATCATCTCTGAATTGTTTGAATGAAGCAAACGCCTGATCTACATCAGCATTAGATTTAGCTTTAAGGATTTTTACAAAAGTTTGAGCCCAATTAGTTGCAATCTTTTCTTTATTACGAGAGTCTTCAGATGTTAAGTTGGCATCCATAAACGCTGTAGCACTCTGCGTATCTGATAAGTATGGTACAGTCCAAGCATAAATTTGTTGGTCCGCAGTTGAATACTGATCGATACCGGCTAGTTTAGAAAGGTAAGACCCGTTTTCAAGAGAAAAGTTTTTACCAAAACCGTATTTAGTATCCATCTGATCTGGGTGATTGTTTTTTATATCTTTAACTGCATCGCTAAATACTGCCTTACCGCTAACCATAGTGTAGTCAGTACCCTCTCTACCGAAGTAGTTTGTAGCTTGTCCTTTTTCACTTGCAAGGTAAGTTACTAGTTCCATAGCTTTCTCAGGATTTTTACACGTTTTCGAAATATAGGTACGTGTCCATCCTGCAATTGATCCACCACTTAAAGCAACAGTCTGGGATCCTTCCTTAGAACTTGGTCCATTTATAGCTTCATAAGCTGCAGAAGGATGGGAATTTGCCCAAGCTGGGAATAAGTAAGCGTCACCATTTAGGTTTGCACTTGCATACGCAAAATATGTTCCGTTAGATATCTTCGGTGTAGCATCAGTTTGAGTCGTTACATCTGGATCTAAAAGTCCTTGACGGTTTGCTTTTGCCAACACTTTCATCCATTTTACAAACTCTGGATCAGTGTAACGGTCATAAAGTTTACCATCTTTTACAGTAGGAATACCAAGGAAGTCTGCCAGCCATGCGTCAGTTCCAACTGAATCAGCACCAATTGCGCTGATTCCGAAAGGAATTACAGCTTTTCCGTCGCCGCCTTTTGCATTTAATTTCTTCACAGCTTCAAGAGCGGCTAAGAAACCTTCGGGCGTGCTCATGTCAGGTGAACCGATTTGTTCATACAAGTCTTTACGAACAACAAACGCTTCGTTACCATAAAGGCCATCTTTTGCTTGATAGTCATCCTTTGTGTACGCAAAGTTAGGATATTTATAAAGGTGACCATCTGCTGATTTATAGAATTTTACGATCGATGGATCAGCAACATGTTTCATAAAATACGGGTCATATTTCTTAGCTAATATATCTAGAGGAATAGCAACCTTATCTAGCTCCTTGACCAATGGGCTTCCACCATCAACTGTGATAATATCAGGCAGCGTGCCTGAAGCAATAAGAGAATTCAACTTATCATCTCCACCGCTTTTGTACGTGATATCAACACCTGTATCTTGTCTTATGTATTTTTCAACAGGAGTATCGAAGTGACCAGGTCCAAACCAATCCCATCCGAAAAACCAGTTAAGTGATGCCTTATTTTTATCTTTCTTCCAACTTGGCGTCTCAGCATCCACTGTGATTTTTGCTTTTGGCAAGTGGTACTTTGCAGCATCATCCTTACCAGAAGTAGCACTTGCACAACCTGCCAAGCTCGTTGCTAGAGCCAATCCTGTTACTGCAAGTGCAGTCTTTTTCCATACTTTCGACTTTTTCATAAATTAAATCCCCTCTCTTTTTTTACTCTTTTACTCCGCCTACTAACATACCGCTAATAAAGTACTTCTGTAAGAACGGATATACCAACACGATAGGAAGTGTTGTTATTACCATTGTTGCTTGTTGCAAAGCTTGCGTCGGGATTACGATCCCTGCTTTGATAGCTGATTGCGATCCGACACTCATTAACATTTGATATAAGTAGAATTGAATCGGAAATAAGTTCGGATTATCAATATACAACTTTGTAGTGAAGAAGTCGTTCCATTGTCCAACTCCGGTAAATAATGCAATAGTAGCAAAAACCGGAAAAGATAAAGGTAGTACTATTCTAAAGAAAGTGCTGAAATATCCTGCACCATCCATTTTCGCTGATTCTTCTAAAGATGCTGGTAAGTTTCTAAAGAAATTCATGAAGATAATTAAGTCATAAAAGCTGAATAGTCCTGGAATTATATAAACCCAAAAACTATCATATAAGCCCAACGATTTAATAACTAGGAAGCTAGGAATCATCCCTCCGCCAACAAACATCGTTAAAACACCCAGTTTGATAAACCATTTTCTGCCTAAGAGTTCAGATTTGCTCATCGCATACGCTGCAACTCCAGTAAC encodes:
- a CDS encoding ABC transporter substrate-binding protein; amino-acid sequence: MKKSKVWKKTALAVTGLALATSLAGCASATSGKDDAAKYHLPKAKITVDAETPSWKKDKNKASLNWFFGWDWFGPGHFDTPVEKYIRQDTGVDITYKSGGDDKLNSLIASGTLPDIITVDGGSPLVKELDKVAIPLDILAKKYDPYFMKHVADPSIVKFYKSADGHLYKYPNFAYTKDDYQAKDGLYGNEAFVVRKDLYEQIGSPDMSTPEGFLAALEAVKKLNAKGGDGKAVIPFGISAIGADSVGTDAWLADFLGIPTVKDGKLYDRYTDPEFVKWMKVLAKANRQGLLDPDVTTQTDATPKISNGTYFAYASANLNGDAYLFPAWANSHPSAAYEAINGPSSKEGSQTVALSGGSIAGWTRTYISKTCKNPEKAMELVTYLASEKGQATNYFGREGTDYTMVSGKAVFSDAVKDIKNNHPDQMDTKYGFGKNFSLENGSYLSKLAGIDQYSTADQQIYAWTVPYLSDTQSATAFMDANLTSEDSRNKEKIATNWAQTFVKILKAKSNADVDQAFASFKQFRDDNGNAAIEKSRNAVIAQNVKKLK